In the genome of Arabidopsis thaliana chromosome 4, partial sequence, the window CTAGAAACTCAAGCTAATTCTAAAGCAACTGTTGAGCTCAGGCTGCAAACAGCTAATATTAATGAGAGACAATGGAAGAAACTGATCAGCATTGAGGCTTTGAGTTTGGTGGttcattatttttcaactATCCAGTATTTGACCGGAGTTGAAGTTCAAATGTTCAATTTATACCTTCCAATCTGGCGGGGAAATTTTCTCGATGATAACGACATGACTATCCCATTTATCAACTACCGCAGCCAAGAGTTTCTTTGCAAACCTTTGGAAAAACACATAGTGGGAATAAGGTGGTATTCACAATTTATTTCCGAATAGCAGCAATTACtacacattatatattttatagattaCCGTAAAACAAGTTTGCTGTACACCAGCTTTGGGGGAGCTGAAAGCACTTCGGCTTCTGCAGGAAAAGGAGAATAAACAACAGTTCACATGTTACAAGATGGGAAATTCCCATGAGCCCATCCAAACAAGAGTCTCTTTGCCATATATGAGTAAAGCAGAAGAGAAAACTTATTTTAAGAATAAGAGACCTACCGATTTTCGATTCTTTTTCATCATGGCGCACaagctcatcttcttcttcttttgtttctgttttaacTGGGGGTCCTCCAAAGCTCATGTGGTTGTATTCCAACAAAGAACTCTTGTCAAACTCGTATCCAGGCTCTGTACAAACCGAACAATATGCATTGAAGTTATATCACAAGCAGTTAAATCACGAAGAATCAAGCAAATGATCCACAGAAGTTACAATGAGATTCCTACATTCATGACTGTGTTGCAGATGGAAACAGaacatgataacaaaaaatacGTTTGGTTGATACTTACCTCTTCTTGCGTTTATTCTCTTCTCAAAGAGACGAATTGGGTCAGAGCCTTCTAAGCATGCGGCATAAAGTATTACACTGTCAATATCATCCAGCAACATGATCAGAGAGGGTAGATACATCATTCATATTGATAGGAGATAATCATATCAAAGTTCAATTTTTTGGCTGAAATCaagtaaaaagagagaactaATGGCTTAATACTTCTACCCTCGAGAAAAATTGACTGTTGAGTGAGGCAAGGTTctgggtttagggttttaggttaAACCTTAAAACCCAGACAATGGAACACTAAGTTGAGACTTATTCTTGTCACACCAAGCCGCATAGATGACTGAATCGTTTCCAATTCTAGTAAAGGCGAATTTTCATTTGCAGCTaaaatttccaatttttttcaaatcaacGAAACGATTACGATTTCAGAAACGCTTAAAGTGAGAAAACGAAGCTTACAGAGCGAGCTCGCGTGCGGCTCGAGGACTGCTTAATCGGCCGCTCTTATCAATCTTCGGCATCGGGACATCTTTCACCTCCTCCGCGGAAATAGTCGGCGTACGGAGAGCGCTTCTAGTCGGAGAGAGAAATAGCCGTAGTGAAGACGATGACGAACGTTTATTTCCCGTTCGCAGGGAAACCAAGTTCGTTGGCCGGAGCGAATCAACCAATGTAAATCCTATAGAACGGTGAGAATCTGGTGAAACATTACTGGAGAAGTAACAGAGGTTCGAAGAAGAACGTAAGCAAAGCGGCGAGAAGGTTCCCTCCATTTTTGTTTCGAGCTCTTTTTCTGCTTCGCCGTGTTAGTGTGAGAAGCAGATAACGATATCcgtaaaattgaaaaaaaaaacaaaatatctccggaaaaaaggattaaaaaaaaaaaaaaaaaaaaaaagaagctgaaacaCACGACAACGTTTTAGTCTGATCAAAATGAAAGCCAAAAAATGTGGCCTATACAGGGATCGAACCTGTGACCTTCGCGTTATTAGCACGACGCtctaaccaactgagctaatAGGCCACTACGTTTCTAAGTGGTGCACTTAGATATTTCTCTCGGAATTTCGTAGATTGTGATTCTGTGACAGTTTT includes:
- a CDS encoding antitermination NusB domain-containing protein (antitermination NusB domain-containing protein; FUNCTIONS IN: RNA binding; INVOLVED IN: regulation of transcription, DNA-dependent; LOCATED IN: chloroplast; EXPRESSED IN: 20 plant structures; EXPRESSED DURING: 13 growth stages; CONTAINS InterPro DOMAIN/s: NusB/RsmB/TIM44 (InterPro:IPR006027); Has 30201 Blast hits to 17322 proteins in 780 species: Archae - 12; Bacteria - 1396; Metazoa - 17338; Fungi - 3422; Plants - 5037; Viruses - 0; Other Eukaryotes - 2996 (source: NCBI BLink).), translated to MEGTFSPLCLRSSSNLCYFSSNVSPDSHRSIGFTLVDSLRPTNLVSLRTGNKRSSSSSLRLFLSPTRSALRTPTISAEEVKDVPMPKIDKSGRLSSPRAARELALVILYAACLEGSDPIRLFEKRINARREPGYEFDKSSLLEYNHMSFGGPPVKTETKEEEDELVRHDEKESKIEAEVLSAPPKLVYSKLVLRFAKKLLAAVVDKWDSHVVIIEKISPPDWKSAPAGRILEFSILHLAMSEVAVLETRHPIVINEAVDLAKRFCDGSAPRIINGCLRTFVKDRATTSTPQALELKQEVSV
- a CDS encoding antitermination NusB domain-containing protein (antitermination NusB domain-containing protein; FUNCTIONS IN: RNA binding; INVOLVED IN: regulation of transcription, DNA-dependent; LOCATED IN: chloroplast; EXPRESSED IN: 20 plant structures; EXPRESSED DURING: 13 growth stages; Has 35333 Blast hits to 34131 proteins in 2444 species: Archae - 798; Bacteria - 22429; Metazoa - 974; Fungi - 991; Plants - 531; Viruses - 0; Other Eukaryotes - 9610 (source: NCBI BLink).) — encoded protein: MEGTFSPLCLRSSSNLCYFSSNVSPDSHRSIGFTLVDSLRPTNLVSLRTGNKRSSSSSLRLFLSPTRSALRTPTISAEEVKDVPMPKIDKSGRLSSPRAARELALVILYAACLEGSDPIRLFEKRINARREPGYEFDKSSLLEYNHMSFGGPPVKTETKEEEDELVRHDEKESKIGRSLILKISFLFCFTHIWQRDSCLDGLMGISHLVTCELLFILLFLQKPKCFQLPQSWCTANLFYGLQRNSWLR